Proteins found in one Chitinivibrionales bacterium genomic segment:
- a CDS encoding PAS domain-containing protein — protein MSIGTLLLAGIDNPSFADRLGSLGYRVFHVEDIASLATINYPCDLVLIDCSLIPSGTNLERLYFLNNATPVAVCIENLETISPTLFKHLREGTLECLYYHEIDSGLIYSRIDKIVLLKKINAGFRNTQETIRAKMVLEKELSLRDKIVDHQRIFTEHFIESLRSGLIILDISGITILVNDQARHLLRLTGSDFTGINWTSFIPDRIGNIIERLIPDNAKPSSAYLVEKVRIDETLLQVSAHTMVEKDGTPIGIIIFLQDITEQENMTLQLYRAEKLATVGTMLSGISHELRNPLSIISARAQRALSAKSIDCEAVRTVFESIERQATRCATIVNDLLDFTRHRATSLAFHAVADILDEALAYLQYQNIFHNINVVKRYEEDLEIYGDRSRLVQVMLNIINNAADAMEGKGILKLTTGTTESQSVKITISDTGPGIEPSIQQKLFDPFFTTKDPGKGTGLGLAIVHKIVVESGGDISLCSQPGNTSFTITLPSGKGHIHE, from the coding sequence ATGAGTATAGGTACCCTACTTCTGGCAGGAATCGACAATCCGTCCTTTGCCGATCGGCTTGGCTCTCTGGGATACAGGGTTTTTCATGTTGAGGACATCGCCTCCCTTGCAACCATCAATTATCCATGCGACCTGGTGCTGATTGATTGCTCACTGATACCGAGCGGCACAAACCTCGAACGCCTTTACTTTCTCAACAATGCAACACCGGTTGCCGTGTGTATCGAAAACCTCGAAACGATCTCTCCGACACTCTTTAAACATCTCCGGGAGGGCACGCTCGAATGTCTTTATTACCATGAAATCGACTCGGGGCTTATTTACAGTCGCATCGATAAGATCGTGCTCTTAAAAAAAATCAATGCCGGATTCAGGAATACTCAAGAAACAATTCGGGCAAAAATGGTTTTGGAGAAGGAATTATCTCTGCGGGACAAGATCGTTGACCATCAGCGGATATTCACCGAGCATTTTATCGAATCTCTTCGTTCGGGACTTATCATTCTCGACATCTCGGGCATTACCATTCTGGTCAATGATCAGGCACGGCATCTGCTCCGACTTACCGGCAGTGATTTTACAGGAATCAACTGGACGTCCTTTATTCCCGACAGGATCGGAAATATAATCGAACGGCTGATTCCCGACAATGCAAAGCCGTCATCAGCCTATCTTGTAGAAAAGGTTCGAATCGATGAGACCTTGCTGCAGGTTTCTGCACATACCATGGTTGAAAAAGACGGTACGCCGATCGGAATAATTATCTTTTTGCAGGATATTACCGAGCAGGAAAATATGACCTTACAGTTGTACCGGGCCGAAAAGCTTGCTACCGTCGGCACCATGCTGTCGGGGATATCCCACGAGCTTCGTAATCCCCTGTCGATTATTAGCGCCCGGGCACAGCGTGCACTCTCTGCAAAATCGATAGATTGTGAGGCGGTTCGTACTGTTTTTGAATCCATCGAACGTCAGGCAACACGATGCGCAACCATCGTCAACGACCTCCTGGATTTCACCCGCCACCGGGCAACATCACTAGCCTTTCACGCTGTCGCCGATATTCTCGATGAAGCCCTTGCTTATCTGCAATATCAGAATATTTTCCACAATATCAACGTGGTAAAAAGGTATGAAGAAGATCTTGAGATCTATGGTGACCGCTCCCGTCTTGTTCAGGTGATGCTCAATATTATCAATAATGCTGCGGATGCTATGGAAGGGAAGGGCATCTTAAAACTTACAACAGGCACAACAGAATCGCAATCGGTTAAAATTACGATTTCTGATACGGGACCGGGCATTGAACCGTCGATTCAGCAAAAACTATTCGATCCCTTTTTTACGACCAAAGATCCGGGTAAGGGTACGGGGCTTGGTCTGGCAATAGTTCATAAAATAGTTGTGGAATCGGGAGGAGATATATCGCTCTGTTCACAACCGGGCAATACATCATTTACTATAACCCTGCCTTCAGGCAAAGGACATATCCATGAATGA
- a CDS encoding transglycosylase SLT domain-containing protein, translating into MRHHSNKLPGILFITAVLCFSGAYAKSEIFPTPPNLVDNVEFWKKIYAEVSTTEGLLHDYEYPLVTYKKVYVGRRTGRSRINAIRKEKKLVVSYLNIILSQPESSWSKEEKRIAKLINKYVPKDDRSGIIDRIRFQQGQKERFLSGLEKSGLYIDTIRTVLKQYNIPDRLAFLPHVESSFNTYAYSKVGAAGLWQFMRGTGKMYMTINYLVDERRDPFTATHAAAKHLRNDYDILGSWPLAITAYNHGLYGMKRAVARTGSKDIGTIIERHASRSFRFASKNFYSCFLAASEIAENPEKYFSTINYFPRLKVTDITLTHYIRPRILAEYLGISEKKLVELNPALRPVVFSQQKKIPAGYAIHLPAEFSAEKAQLALASIPDSLKSEQPDRPKYYRVRRGDNLYAIASRLGVSAKSIAFENNITRMNRIYAGQLLQIPGASPIGKKPAAKPAVKAVAMTEKKSVQAAKPGIKPPEPSKDKEVEPKKKKSKPAVTEMTVVQKNAVIPAAPDKPEKEVVEDDSLKDLLMAPAVVRVDSAGDDKPAIVSNFDVEVYDLETTLSAAGDIAEITVTVDETIGHYADWLGIPTQRIRNLNSMGGGSTIRIDRSIMIPVGEDGLDEFVAARLQYHLAFEEDFYSQFKVADVKSEIIKKGQTLWDLCNSGEEEMPLWLFKKYNKHLDIAKLMPGTEVWLPVIEPKTEEDYEREALQATNPPEPSSWRPLKIADQPARRTP; encoded by the coding sequence ATGCGTCATCATTCAAATAAACTTCCCGGTATACTGTTTATTACCGCTGTTCTTTGTTTTTCCGGTGCTTATGCAAAAAGCGAAATATTTCCTACGCCTCCCAATTTGGTGGATAATGTCGAGTTCTGGAAAAAAATATATGCTGAGGTTTCCACTACCGAAGGCTTGCTGCACGATTATGAATATCCATTGGTAACTTATAAAAAGGTATATGTCGGGCGACGGACAGGACGGTCGAGAATCAATGCGATTAGAAAAGAGAAAAAACTTGTCGTTTCCTATCTCAATATTATTCTATCTCAACCCGAATCGAGCTGGTCCAAAGAAGAAAAACGGATAGCCAAATTGATCAATAAATATGTGCCGAAAGACGACAGGAGTGGTATTATCGATCGAATCCGTTTCCAGCAGGGACAGAAAGAGCGATTTTTATCGGGACTCGAGAAGTCCGGCCTGTATATTGACACAATACGAACAGTCCTCAAGCAATACAACATCCCCGACCGTCTCGCTTTTCTGCCCCATGTGGAATCATCATTTAACACTTATGCCTACTCGAAAGTTGGGGCGGCCGGTCTTTGGCAATTCATGCGGGGGACTGGAAAAATGTATATGACAATCAATTACCTTGTTGATGAGCGGCGGGATCCGTTCACGGCCACTCATGCCGCAGCAAAACACCTTCGAAACGATTACGATATCCTCGGAAGCTGGCCGCTGGCTATAACCGCCTACAATCATGGTCTTTACGGGATGAAACGGGCAGTGGCTCGAACCGGTTCAAAAGATATCGGTACCATTATCGAGCGTCATGCAAGCAGGTCCTTCAGGTTCGCCTCGAAAAATTTCTATTCCTGTTTCCTTGCGGCAAGCGAGATCGCGGAAAATCCTGAGAAATATTTTTCCACCATCAATTATTTCCCCCGCCTGAAAGTAACCGATATTACGCTGACCCACTATATTCGGCCCCGTATTCTGGCCGAATATCTGGGCATATCCGAGAAAAAGCTCGTCGAGCTTAACCCGGCGCTTCGACCGGTAGTGTTCTCACAGCAGAAAAAAATCCCTGCCGGCTATGCTATCCACCTTCCAGCGGAATTTTCTGCCGAGAAAGCGCAGCTTGCACTGGCCTCGATCCCTGATTCGCTGAAAAGCGAGCAGCCCGACAGACCCAAATACTACCGGGTGAGGAGGGGCGATAATCTTTATGCGATTGCGTCACGACTCGGCGTTTCTGCAAAGTCAATTGCATTCGAAAACAATATTACCCGTATGAACCGGATCTATGCCGGCCAACTGCTCCAGATTCCGGGGGCATCGCCAATCGGCAAAAAACCCGCTGCAAAACCTGCTGTGAAAGCTGTTGCGATGACCGAAAAAAAATCGGTACAAGCTGCAAAACCCGGGATAAAGCCGCCTGAACCCTCCAAAGACAAAGAAGTTGAACCGAAAAAAAAGAAGAGCAAACCGGCTGTTACCGAAATGACGGTGGTACAAAAAAATGCCGTCATACCCGCGGCGCCGGACAAACCAGAAAAAGAAGTTGTCGAGGATGATTCACTTAAAGATCTTCTTATGGCACCGGCAGTGGTCAGAGTGGACAGTGCAGGGGATGACAAACCGGCCATTGTTTCCAATTTCGATGTCGAAGTCTATGATCTTGAAACGACTCTCTCTGCTGCAGGTGATATCGCCGAAATAACCGTCACAGTCGATGAAACAATCGGGCATTATGCCGATTGGCTCGGTATTCCTACCCAGCGTATTAGAAACCTCAACAGTATGGGCGGCGGATCGACGATCCGGATCGATCGGTCGATTATGATTCCTGTTGGTGAAGATGGTCTCGATGAATTCGTTGCCGCACGGCTCCAATACCATCTTGCCTTCGAAGAAGACTTTTATTCCCAGTTCAAGGTTGCCGATGTAAAATCGGAGATTATCAAAAAGGGACAGACCCTCTGGGATCTCTGCAATAGTGGTGAAGAAGAAATGCCACTGTGGCTGTTCAAGAAGTATAACAAGCATCTCGATATAGCAAAGCTGATGCCCGGTACAGAGGTCTGGCTTCCGGTAATAGAACCTAAAACCGAAGAAGATTACGAGAGGGAAGCACTCCAGGCCACCAATCCGCCCGAGCCGTCTTCTTGGCGGCCACTCAAAATAGCCGACCAGCCCGCCCGGCGAACGCCCTGA
- a CDS encoding HDOD domain-containing protein, with the protein MNPSVTETKITGGTKTDPLILLYSPRERIRDILTVGLMQCNYQVIQADVSYLATIKAYQFLPDLVIIDVTPDHTRDILLIPRLKKSVRTKNTPILLITPQNLRTKLENILLDSKEGHAEALYKSTGIIEYPFHFKDIRKKISQMVSHSGQTTQQQEEGMRNVDESLRKAIAEKLLDKHISKEQKLGEIERTLSKQWVFPFTVIKALDIIESDGSCCNGLGKCISTDAGASAAILRVANSVHYARRQGKPISEIADAVVRLGFRETRNLLACLALIDLTPDVHKRYGFSRQEFWFHSLCTALIAEKLCADIKHPRPELAFIAGLVHDLGKIPLDINFHTIFSRLLEETANNVTSFHETEERLLGFTHAILGHFLANKWNFPDPIGMTLLNHHNSKRILAATPMYDKIIQESVFVANIIAKAMNFGHSCDEFIDEIPEEMLRDLNIPHGPDHRFFAGVIRNLDLLCRFLNLSMKNLFLAKAEHTAKKEEIIVVLNKDIAFHPLILALKNTGYTVKTTSRYMADLQQKAKVVIFMSEKGVPLDIEFNEEEVKEKEKTKPDVLKIFCIDSLPALEMTRSFKGSDIFFLNRKHLDFRLLLHTIDHHLEKIVTPETVEIESHDLK; encoded by the coding sequence GTGAATCCTTCAGTGACCGAAACAAAAATCACCGGCGGGACCAAAACAGATCCCCTGATTCTGCTCTATTCGCCCAGAGAGCGTATTCGGGATATTCTTACCGTTGGTCTTATGCAATGCAATTATCAGGTGATCCAAGCTGATGTCTCCTACCTGGCAACCATAAAGGCGTATCAATTTCTTCCAGACCTGGTTATTATCGATGTTACCCCCGACCATACTCGAGATATTCTTCTCATTCCACGGTTGAAAAAATCGGTACGTACAAAAAACACGCCCATTCTGCTCATCACACCACAGAATCTCCGGACAAAACTGGAAAACATTCTTCTCGACAGTAAGGAGGGGCATGCCGAAGCGCTCTACAAATCAACCGGGATTATCGAGTATCCCTTTCATTTTAAAGATATTCGGAAAAAGATTTCCCAGATGGTTTCCCACAGCGGACAAACGACACAGCAGCAAGAAGAGGGGATGCGGAATGTCGATGAATCGTTGCGGAAAGCAATCGCCGAGAAATTACTCGACAAACATATATCAAAGGAACAAAAACTTGGTGAAATAGAGCGGACTCTCAGCAAGCAGTGGGTCTTTCCCTTTACGGTGATCAAGGCACTTGATATCATTGAATCCGACGGCAGTTGCTGCAATGGGCTGGGGAAATGTATCTCTACCGATGCGGGAGCATCAGCTGCGATACTCAGGGTTGCCAATTCGGTCCATTATGCCCGGCGGCAGGGGAAACCGATCAGCGAAATTGCCGATGCCGTTGTCCGGCTCGGATTCAGAGAAACACGCAACCTTCTCGCCTGTCTTGCCCTGATAGATCTGACTCCCGATGTACATAAAAGGTACGGTTTCAGCAGGCAGGAGTTCTGGTTCCATTCGCTCTGTACCGCACTGATCGCCGAGAAGTTGTGTGCCGATATCAAGCACCCTCGTCCCGAACTGGCCTTTATCGCAGGTCTTGTCCATGATCTGGGAAAAATCCCCCTGGACATCAATTTTCACACCATTTTCTCCCGCCTTCTGGAAGAGACCGCCAATAATGTTACTTCGTTCCATGAAACCGAAGAACGGCTTCTTGGCTTTACCCATGCTATACTCGGCCATTTTCTCGCCAACAAATGGAATTTTCCCGATCCCATCGGAATGACCCTGCTCAATCATCATAATTCAAAAAGAATCCTTGCAGCGACACCAATGTATGATAAAATTATCCAGGAATCGGTTTTTGTTGCCAATATTATCGCCAAAGCCATGAATTTCGGTCACAGCTGTGATGAATTTATCGATGAGATACCTGAGGAGATGCTTAGAGACCTTAATATTCCCCATGGACCGGATCACCGGTTCTTTGCAGGGGTAATTCGCAATCTTGATCTCCTCTGCAGATTCCTCAACCTTTCCATGAAAAACCTTTTTCTCGCTAAAGCAGAGCATACGGCAAAAAAGGAAGAAATTATTGTTGTTCTCAATAAGGATATTGCCTTTCATCCTCTGATACTTGCGCTTAAAAACACCGGCTATACGGTAAAAACCACCAGCCGATACATGGCCGATCTTCAGCAAAAGGCCAAAGTGGTGATATTCATGTCCGAAAAAGGAGTGCCCCTTGATATTGAATTTAACGAGGAAGAGGTTAAGGAAAAGGAGAAGACAAAGCCCGACGTATTAAAAATATTCTGTATCGATTCGCTTCCTGCCCTCGAAATGACCAGAAGTTTCAAGGGAAGCGATATCTTTTTTTTGAACCGCAAACACCTCGATTTCCGTTTGCTCCTTCATACCATCGACCATCACCTGGAAAAAATCGTCACTCCCGAAACCGTTGAAATCGAGTCCCATGATTTGAAATAG
- a CDS encoding response regulator: MNEKILLVDDEPDMLDILKEFLTEKGYMVSCAGNADAALAVMSKEPFDLLLSDINMPWKKGFDLLNEASSHYPRLKTALITAYDVRDYIRLARDHNVGNIIAKTTPFNFAEVELLIRNILSEEVFGLERYIGGEITTKHIAESGQIEPVLNTIVDAMPEPRHKRKFRQATGEILINAVYYGAKKEQGDKKSEWKLDVTLKPDEEVIVSWGIDSEKAGVAVRDQKGRLEKNEVLYWLERNTTKGEDGISLGLFDQHGKGLYISRETIDRFIINIKKNSMTEIVMLNYKENLYDGFRPLWIHEF, from the coding sequence ATGAATGAGAAAATACTGCTTGTGGATGATGAGCCGGATATGCTCGATATACTCAAGGAGTTTTTAACCGAGAAAGGGTATATGGTCAGTTGTGCAGGTAATGCCGATGCTGCCCTTGCCGTGATGAGCAAAGAACCGTTCGATCTTCTCCTTTCGGATATCAATATGCCGTGGAAAAAAGGATTCGATCTCTTGAATGAGGCCTCATCGCACTACCCCAGACTGAAAACCGCGCTTATTACCGCCTATGATGTACGTGATTATATCAGGCTGGCACGGGATCATAACGTAGGAAATATTATCGCCAAAACCACTCCTTTCAATTTTGCCGAGGTCGAGCTTTTAATAAGGAATATTCTCAGCGAAGAAGTTTTCGGATTAGAACGATATATCGGCGGTGAAATCACAACAAAGCACATTGCCGAGTCCGGACAGATCGAGCCGGTACTCAATACCATCGTTGATGCAATGCCCGAGCCTCGTCACAAGCGAAAATTCCGCCAGGCAACCGGTGAGATTTTAATCAATGCCGTCTACTATGGGGCTAAAAAGGAACAGGGCGACAAAAAAAGTGAGTGGAAACTGGATGTCACTCTCAAACCCGATGAAGAAGTGATTGTGAGTTGGGGTATAGACTCCGAAAAAGCCGGTGTTGCAGTACGGGATCAAAAAGGGAGGCTTGAAAAGAATGAAGTACTCTACTGGCTCGAACGCAATACGACAAAAGGTGAAGACGGAATTTCGCTTGGCCTGTTCGACCAACATGGAAAAGGCCTGTATATCTCCCGCGAAACGATCGACCGGTTTATTATCAACATAAAAAAGAACAGCATGACCGAGATAGTCATGCTCAATTACAAGGAAAACCTCTACGATGGATTCCGCCCCCTGTGGATACATGAGTTTTAG
- a CDS encoding LL-diaminopimelate aminotransferase → MIRLNENYLKLQSSYLFSNISRRVAEFQKSNPGREVIKLGIGDVTLALPEASVSAFHAAVDEMADEKTFRGYGPEQGYDFLRKKIVARDFTPRGADIADDEIFISDGAKCDTGNIQELFAQDITIAVPDPVYPVYVDTNVMAGRTGKFADGRYEGLVYLESSENNGFVPEPPKEKVDLIYLCFPNNPTGATASKEQLKAWVDYAIEKKALILYDAAYAAFIRDESVPQSIFEIDGARNVAVESRSFSKTAGFTGTRCAYLVIPKTCMIYDNNGTAHDLHSLWNRRHTTKFNGVSYPVQRAAEAVYSDEGMKQIKALSDYYLENAKMIREQMTSLGFTCTGGVNSPYIWINAQRDSWELFDMLLNKAGVVCTPGSGFGKCGDGYVRISAFNSHENVTKALERIASAFKDGN, encoded by the coding sequence ATGATTCGTCTCAATGAAAATTATCTCAAATTGCAATCATCCTATCTTTTTTCCAATATTTCCCGTCGCGTGGCAGAATTTCAGAAATCCAATCCCGGCAGGGAAGTAATCAAACTTGGTATCGGCGATGTCACCCTTGCTTTGCCCGAAGCCAGTGTTTCTGCATTTCATGCTGCAGTTGATGAGATGGCTGATGAGAAAACATTCCGGGGCTACGGACCTGAACAGGGATACGATTTTCTCCGCAAAAAAATAGTGGCGCGCGACTTTACTCCACGGGGTGCAGATATTGCCGACGATGAAATCTTTATCTCCGACGGCGCCAAATGCGATACCGGAAATATTCAGGAGCTTTTTGCTCAGGATATAACAATCGCCGTGCCCGATCCCGTATATCCGGTTTATGTGGATACCAATGTCATGGCGGGACGGACCGGAAAGTTTGCTGATGGCCGCTATGAAGGACTCGTGTATCTCGAATCAAGCGAAAACAACGGTTTTGTGCCTGAGCCCCCGAAAGAAAAGGTCGATCTGATTTATCTCTGTTTTCCCAACAATCCGACCGGCGCAACCGCCTCAAAGGAACAGCTCAAAGCGTGGGTCGATTATGCGATCGAAAAAAAAGCCCTTATTCTCTATGATGCTGCCTATGCCGCATTTATCAGAGATGAATCGGTGCCGCAGAGTATTTTTGAGATCGACGGTGCCCGGAATGTAGCTGTCGAAAGCAGAAGCTTTTCAAAAACCGCCGGATTCACCGGAACCCGGTGCGCCTATCTGGTAATCCCCAAAACATGCATGATTTACGACAATAACGGTACTGCCCATGATCTCCATTCCCTCTGGAACCGCCGCCATACAACAAAATTCAATGGCGTTTCATATCCGGTCCAGCGCGCGGCCGAAGCAGTCTATTCCGATGAGGGCATGAAACAGATTAAAGCTCTTTCAGATTATTACCTCGAAAACGCAAAAATGATACGGGAGCAGATGACCTCACTGGGATTCACCTGCACCGGCGGTGTCAATTCACCCTATATCTGGATCAATGCACAGCGGGATTCGTGGGAACTCTTCGATATGCTGCTCAATAAAGCCGGCGTTGTCTGCACGCCCGGAAGCGGATTCGGAAAATGCGGTGATGGCTATGTCCGTATCAGTGCGTTCAACAGTCACGAAAATGTCACAAAAGCATTGGAGCGTATCGCCAGCGCCTTTAAGGATGGGAATTGA
- a CDS encoding sodium-dependent transporter, which yields MAQEDLFGGDRPQWQTGIGFLFAAIGSAVGLGNIWRFPYVVYENGGGAFLIPYFVALITAGIPILMLEFALGHKKKASAPKAFRIIDERWEWLGWWAVTFVMFGIVMYYIVVIGWCINFLFFSFGRVWGDDPNAFFFNTFLKASDVGTEGLWKGALSFRLPIVGAVLFVWIVNWFITFKGIEKGIEKAVKIMMPVLFIVTVTIIVWSLFLEGAGDGIRHYVTPDFKKVLNKEVWIAAYGQIFFSLSLGFGIMIAYASYLPKKANVFKNSLIVGFTNSLYEVFAGFGVFSVLGYMALKQNATIQEVVTSGIGLAFVAYPKAMSLLPLGNVFGVLFFFLLAIAGVSSSISIIEAFTSAVIDKFNFPRKKVITITCVVGACGSMLFATRTGIYWLDIVDHFLNHYGLITVGVVESLIIGWIYRTDQLKLHIVSQLGLSGRRHKIFNYIILRLWMYCIRFITPIALGIAIVNSLMQEFVEPYGGYPISSIIILGVGWILVTHIFAFGVSGLPWQKKDARIEELV from the coding sequence ATGGCTCAGGAAGATCTTTTCGGTGGAGACAGGCCGCAATGGCAAACAGGAATTGGGTTCCTCTTTGCAGCAATCGGCTCTGCAGTAGGGTTAGGAAATATTTGGCGTTTTCCCTATGTGGTCTACGAAAACGGCGGGGGGGCATTCCTGATTCCCTATTTTGTCGCACTCATCACCGCAGGAATCCCGATCCTCATGCTCGAATTTGCCCTAGGGCATAAAAAGAAGGCCTCGGCTCCCAAAGCATTCCGTATCATCGATGAACGGTGGGAATGGCTCGGGTGGTGGGCCGTAACCTTTGTCATGTTCGGTATTGTCATGTACTATATCGTCGTGATCGGTTGGTGTATTAATTTTCTTTTCTTCTCCTTTGGACGGGTGTGGGGGGATGATCCCAATGCCTTTTTCTTCAATACCTTTTTAAAAGCTTCCGATGTCGGCACTGAAGGCCTCTGGAAAGGCGCACTGTCATTTCGGTTGCCCATTGTAGGCGCCGTGCTCTTTGTCTGGATTGTCAACTGGTTCATTACATTCAAGGGAATCGAAAAGGGGATCGAGAAGGCCGTCAAAATTATGATGCCCGTACTGTTCATTGTCACCGTTACCATTATTGTCTGGTCTCTGTTTCTTGAAGGGGCCGGGGATGGTATCCGGCATTATGTTACCCCGGATTTTAAAAAGGTGCTCAATAAGGAGGTCTGGATCGCTGCCTATGGCCAGATATTCTTTTCCCTCTCCCTGGGATTCGGTATCATGATTGCCTATGCATCCTATCTGCCCAAAAAGGCAAACGTCTTTAAAAACAGTCTTATCGTGGGATTTACCAACAGTCTGTACGAAGTTTTTGCCGGTTTCGGTGTATTCAGCGTTCTGGGCTATATGGCGCTCAAACAGAATGCCACCATCCAGGAGGTGGTCACCAGCGGAATCGGCCTCGCCTTTGTTGCATATCCCAAAGCCATGTCTCTGCTTCCTCTGGGAAATGTCTTCGGTGTCCTCTTTTTCTTTCTCCTGGCCATTGCCGGAGTTTCTTCATCCATTTCAATTATCGAAGCCTTTACTTCCGCAGTAATCGACAAGTTCAATTTTCCCCGCAAAAAAGTCATTACCATAACCTGTGTTGTCGGAGCATGCGGCTCTATGCTCTTTGCCACCCGTACCGGTATTTACTGGCTTGACATTGTCGATCATTTTCTCAATCACTACGGATTGATTACCGTCGGTGTTGTTGAATCCCTTATCATCGGCTGGATCTACCGGACCGATCAGCTAAAACTCCATATCGTTTCTCAACTGGGTCTCAGTGGCCGCCGGCATAAAATTTTCAACTATATTATTTTGCGCCTCTGGATGTACTGTATCAGGTTTATTACCCCTATTGCTCTCGGTATCGCAATAGTCAATAGTCTCATGCAGGAGTTCGTGGAACCTTACGGCGGCTATCCTATCTCGAGCATTATCATCCTCGGTGTCGGATGGATCCTCGTTACCCATATATTCGCTTTCGGAGTCTCGGGACTGCCCTGGCAGAAAAAAGACGCCCGTATTGAAGAGCTGGTGTGA
- the rpmB gene encoding 50S ribosomal protein L28, with translation MSKICDKCGKRPVAGRTVSHAHNVNKRTFFPNLRTVKVTENGSVKKVKVCMRCLKTMAKA, from the coding sequence ATGTCGAAAATTTGCGACAAATGCGGAAAACGTCCAGTTGCAGGAAGAACTGTATCTCACGCTCATAATGTGAATAAACGGACATTCTTTCCTAATCTTCGGACAGTCAAAGTCACCGAAAACGGTTCGGTTAAAAAAGTGAAAGTTTGTATGCGTTGCCTGAAAACCATGGCAAAGGCGTAA
- the rseP gene encoding RIP metalloprotease RseP, with amino-acid sequence MQEFLSQILSGTQAIVLGLIILGILVFVHELGHFLMAKWCGIRVLAFSLGFGKAFFKKKVGETEYRISMIPFGGYVHMAGEHPEDDGEGDPAEFNAKPIWQRAAVAFSGPFANVLFSFFLVWLVFIVGVEHPVYLDKPDVGWVSDGSPAAETGIQSGDKIISMDGNTIKSWNNIDDMFARQENDYALTLKRNDSTLTRTLRMPPVKGSDIPEYPSGGLLPAAPAKIGQVSPGSPADKAGFKSGDRVVKINGETIHSWYHLSELISKYDSENGPMEFVVQRNDSLKALTVIPEFDKQEERYLVGIGMGNIETRTIRYSALSAVPKALEKCWEYATMIYTMVRKLVLREVSVRQLAGPVGIVQMSGAIALAGLIPIMNFMALIGINLAILNLLPLIITDGGLLLFLAIEGIRGKPLSLKSQLLINRIALAAFIVLFMLVTLNDISRIPDLFRMFNR; translated from the coding sequence ATGCAGGAATTTTTGTCCCAAATATTAAGCGGTACCCAGGCTATTGTGCTGGGATTGATCATTTTAGGCATTCTGGTTTTTGTCCATGAGCTTGGTCATTTTCTTATGGCCAAATGGTGTGGAATCCGCGTTCTTGCGTTTTCCCTCGGATTCGGCAAAGCGTTTTTTAAAAAAAAGGTGGGCGAAACCGAATACCGTATAAGCATGATCCCTTTCGGCGGTTATGTTCATATGGCCGGAGAACATCCTGAAGACGACGGTGAAGGGGATCCTGCCGAATTTAATGCAAAACCGATATGGCAGCGCGCAGCTGTTGCATTCAGCGGTCCTTTTGCCAATGTGCTCTTTTCGTTTTTTCTGGTGTGGCTGGTCTTTATCGTCGGGGTGGAGCATCCTGTATATCTCGATAAGCCGGATGTGGGATGGGTGTCGGATGGGTCTCCGGCAGCTGAAACCGGTATTCAATCAGGCGATAAAATTATTTCCATGGACGGCAACACGATCAAATCATGGAATAATATCGATGATATGTTTGCCCGACAGGAAAATGACTATGCACTGACTTTAAAGCGAAACGACAGCACTCTAACCAGAACTCTTCGCATGCCTCCTGTAAAAGGTAGCGATATCCCCGAATACCCTTCCGGCGGTCTTTTGCCTGCCGCGCCGGCAAAAATCGGTCAGGTCTCACCCGGATCTCCTGCAGATAAGGCGGGCTTCAAGTCCGGCGATCGGGTGGTGAAAATCAACGGAGAAACAATTCATTCGTGGTACCATTTGTCGGAACTCATCTCCAAGTATGATTCCGAAAACGGCCCCATGGAATTTGTTGTTCAGCGGAACGATTCTCTGAAGGCACTTACGGTAATCCCGGAGTTCGATAAACAGGAAGAACGGTATCTGGTTGGTATCGGTATGGGAAATATCGAAACCCGGACGATCCGGTACAGTGCTCTAAGTGCGGTTCCCAAAGCCCTTGAAAAGTGCTGGGAATATGCAACGATGATCTATACCATGGTCCGGAAACTGGTCCTTCGCGAGGTATCGGTCCGTCAGTTGGCCGGCCCGGTGGGTATCGTTCAGATGTCCGGCGCTATTGCCCTGGCCGGGCTGATCCCCATTATGAATTTCATGGCCCTTATCGGTATCAACCTTGCGATCCTCAATCTTCTTCCGCTGATAATTACCGACGGCGGCCTGTTGCTTTTTCTTGCTATCGAAGGAATCAGAGGCAAACCGCTCTCATTAAAATCACAACTCCTTATCAATCGTATCGCTCTTGCGGCATTTATCGTGCTTTTTATGCTGGTCACGCTGAATGATATCAGCCGGATTCCCGATCTTTTCCGTATGTTCAACAGATAA